From one Lotus japonicus ecotype B-129 chromosome 3, LjGifu_v1.2 genomic stretch:
- the LOC130744276 gene encoding uncharacterized protein LOC130744276, with product MCGGLQKQAQVWLLNKDLTRRPAKDMMDLCARAQEFILVEQDEQTKKDSDNWRTQPEVTTERGRDSKDQRPAQIPRQPRLAPYSSGRQGPQITGHTTDNCWTLRKEIERLIKAGHLANFVSGENTQSEAVKAAGGRSSKGKEGVEDLGAPAGSCSSIAGGFGGGRLSCRGRKRYVEAINSVHKAYEGECWLNHTPITFSPKDFDHVTPHDNDPIVVTLRVNNYVTKKVFLDQRSSANIIYGDAFERLGLKESDLKPYIGCLVGFTGDQAKVRGYVELATAFGEGGFVKKFQVKYLVLPCRAKYNVLLGRDTLNKICAIISTAHLTVKYRASNGKIGILRVDQEAVRACYAQSLALYGKRAAKESHRVTQIFPHEDFNLDPRDDSGELRPQPAEETKSIQVSGRALKIGST from the exons ATGTGTGGCGGCCTTCAAAAACAAGCTCAGGTGTGGCTCTTGAACAAAGACTTAACCAGAAGACCCGCCAAGGACATGATGGACTTGTGTGCTAGAGCACAGGAATTCATCTTGGTAGAGCAAGATGAGCAAACCAAAAAAGATAGTGACAACTGGCGTACCCAACCTGAAGTTACAACAGAGAGGGGGCGTGATTCGAAAGATCAGCGCCCAGCTCAAATACCGCGCCAACCTAGGTTGGCGCCCTACTCTTCAGGCAGGCAAGGGCCACAAA TTACGGGACACACTACGGATAATTGCTGGACTTTACGCAAGGAGATTGAGAGATTGATCAAAGCAGGGCACCTGGCAAACTTTGTCTCAGGAGAAAACACACAGTCAGAGGCAGTCAAGGCTGCCGGGGGCAGATCATCAAAAGGAAAGGAGGGAGTAGAGGATTTGGGAGCACCCGCTGGGTCATGCTCGTCAATCGCTGGAGGCTTTGGCGGTGGGCGTTTATCTTGTAGAGGGCGAAAAAGATATGTAGAGGCGATAAATTCGGTACACAAAGCTTATGAAGGGGAGTGTTGGTTGAATCACACTCCTATCACTTTCTCGCCTAAGGATTTTGATCATGTGACGCcacatgacaacgatccaatagTGGTGACTTTGCGAGTGAACAACTATGTTACTAAGAAAGTCTTTTTGGACCAACGTAGTTCTGCGAACATCATTtatggcgatgcatttgaaAGGTTGGGCTTAAAGGAGTCCGACTTGAAACCATATATAGGGTGTTTGGTTGGATTCACCGGCGATCAGGCCAAGGTCAGAGGATATGTGGAACTGGCAACAGCTTTTGGTGAGGGGGGGTTTGTGAAAAAGTTTCAAGTGAAGTATTTAGTGCTTCCATGCAGGGCGAAATACAATGTACTTCTTGGGCGTGATACTTTAAACAAAATATGTGCAATAATCTCCACCGCCCATTTAACAGTAAAGTATCGAGCTAGTAATGGCAAAATTGGAATTTTAAGGGTGGATCAGGAGGCTGTAAGAGCATGTTATGCTCAAAGTCTGGCGCTTTATGGCAAGAGAGCGGCCAAGGAAAGTCATCGTGTTACGCAAATCTTTCCACACGAAGATTTTAACTTGGATCCTCGGGATGACTCAGGGGAATTGCGACCTCAGCCTGCGGAGGAGACAAAATCCATTCAAGTGTCTGGGCGAGCTTTGAAAATTGGAAGCACCTAG